From one Zhongshania sp. R06B22 genomic stretch:
- the trpE gene encoding anthranilate synthase component I yields the protein MQAQRYNELAQQGYNRIPVYRDVLADLDTPLSAYLKLAAAPYSFLFESVHGGEKWGRYSIIGLGARTVLRAEGKQVTISCDGDVIETHQCEDALAFVEAFQARYQVPEIDELPAFYGGLVGYFAYDCVRYIEPKLLAGTPADVLGTPDILLMVSEELLVFDNLSGTVKIITHADPADDKAYKKAQQRLDSYEQLLRGVSPLLPELNLDADGVAEADFVSSFGEDNFKDAVEKVREYVLAGDVMQVVLSQRLSIPFTASPLNFYRALRHLNPSPYMYYLNLDDFHIVGSSPEILARLEDGEVTVRPIAGTRRRGHTEAEDLALEKELLADPKEIAEHLMLIDLGRNDAGRVAKTGTVELSDKMVVERYSHVMHIVSNVRAQVRDDITAMDVLRATLPAGTLSGAPKVRAMEIIDELESVKRGVYGGAVGYLSWNGNMDTAIAIRTAVIKDNQLHIQAGAGIVADSQPRLEWKETMNKARAVFKAASMVQGAVKCTAASETNSRGEAS from the coding sequence ATGCAAGCCCAGCGATACAATGAACTGGCGCAGCAAGGCTATAACCGGATACCGGTTTATCGCGATGTGCTCGCCGATCTTGACACCCCTCTCAGTGCCTATTTAAAACTCGCCGCAGCGCCCTACAGTTTTCTGTTCGAGTCTGTGCACGGTGGCGAGAAATGGGGGCGTTACTCTATTATTGGTTTGGGCGCGCGCACGGTGCTGCGGGCCGAGGGCAAACAGGTCACCATTTCCTGTGATGGCGATGTAATAGAGACCCATCAATGTGAAGACGCGCTTGCCTTTGTAGAGGCTTTTCAGGCTCGCTATCAGGTGCCTGAAATCGACGAGCTGCCTGCATTTTACGGTGGTCTGGTCGGTTATTTTGCCTACGATTGTGTGCGTTATATTGAACCCAAGTTGTTGGCGGGTACGCCAGCTGACGTCTTGGGAACACCAGATATTTTATTAATGGTGTCAGAGGAATTACTGGTTTTTGATAATCTTTCTGGCACCGTTAAGATTATTACCCACGCTGATCCGGCGGATGACAAAGCCTATAAGAAAGCACAGCAGAGACTGGATTCCTATGAGCAGTTGCTGCGTGGTGTGTCACCGCTGCTACCAGAGCTAAATCTAGACGCCGACGGTGTCGCTGAAGCAGACTTTGTGTCGAGCTTTGGCGAGGATAATTTCAAAGATGCCGTCGAAAAAGTGCGTGAATATGTGCTGGCAGGTGACGTGATGCAGGTGGTGTTATCTCAGCGTCTAAGTATTCCATTCACTGCCTCACCACTTAATTTTTATCGCGCGTTGCGGCACCTCAATCCCTCTCCATATATGTACTATCTCAATCTAGACGACTTCCATATTGTCGGTTCTTCGCCGGAAATTTTGGCGCGGCTGGAAGATGGCGAGGTAACGGTACGTCCTATCGCAGGTACGCGTCGTCGCGGACATACTGAAGCCGAAGACTTGGCGCTTGAGAAAGAATTGCTGGCTGATCCTAAAGAGATCGCCGAGCATTTAATGCTCATCGATTTAGGTCGCAATGACGCCGGCCGGGTTGCCAAAACAGGCACGGTGGAGTTGAGTGATAAAATGGTGGTGGAGCGTTACTCCCACGTTATGCACATTGTGTCTAATGTTCGCGCGCAAGTGCGTGACGATATTACCGCCATGGATGTGCTGCGGGCCACCTTGCCCGCTGGCACATTAAGCGGCGCGCCGAAAGTCCGTGCCATGGAAATTATCGATGAGTTAGAGTCGGTAAAACGTGGTGTATATGGCGGTGCGGTGGGTTATTTAAGTTGGAATGGCAATATGGATACCGCCATTGCGATTCGCACCGCAGTGATCAAAGACAATCAACTTCATATTCAAGCCGGCGCCGGTATTGTTGCCGATTCCCAGCCCAGGCTGGAATGGAAGGAAACCATGAATAAGGCGCGAGCGGTATTCAAAGCGGCCTCGATGGTGCAGGGGGCGGTAAAATGCACGGCAGCCAGTGAGACCAATTCAAGAGGGGAGGCGTCATAA
- a CDS encoding aminodeoxychorismate/anthranilate synthase component II, giving the protein MLLMIDNYDSFTYNVVQYFAELGADVKVLRNDEISIDEIRALAPTHLVISPGPCTPNEAGISLAAIKAFAGEIPILGVCLGHQSIGQAFGGKIVRARAVMHGKTSPMHHHNSGVFSGLNNPLVATRYHSLVIEKDSLPDCLEVTSWTQHADGSVDEIMGVRHKILDIEGVQFHPESILSEQGHELFKNFLERSA; this is encoded by the coding sequence ATGTTATTAATGATCGATAATTACGACTCCTTCACCTACAACGTCGTACAGTATTTTGCTGAGTTGGGCGCCGATGTAAAAGTGCTGCGCAATGATGAGATTAGTATTGACGAGATCCGCGCACTGGCGCCCACCCACCTAGTGATCTCTCCTGGCCCCTGTACGCCCAATGAGGCGGGTATTTCACTGGCGGCCATTAAGGCTTTTGCTGGCGAGATTCCCATTCTCGGTGTGTGTTTGGGTCATCAGAGTATTGGTCAGGCATTTGGCGGCAAGATTGTGCGCGCGCGTGCGGTGATGCACGGTAAAACCTCGCCTATGCACCATCACAATAGCGGTGTATTCAGCGGTTTAAATAATCCGCTAGTGGCGACCCGCTACCACTCTCTAGTGATTGAAAAAGACAGCTTGCCGGATTGCTTGGAAGTCACGTCATGGACCCAACACGCCGACGGATCAGTAGATGAAATTATGGGCGTGCGCCACAAGATCTTAGATATTGAGGGCGTGCAGTTTCATCCAGAATCGATTTTGTCAGAGCAGGGCCACGAGCTGTTTAAAAACTTTTTGGAGCGCAGCGCATGA
- the trpD gene encoding anthranilate phosphoribosyltransferase: MNIKDALALVVRSISLSTDDMAAVMRDIMTGKCSDAQIAAFLIALRMKSESLDEIEGAARVMRELATPVNIDGLDHVVDIVGTGGDGANLFNVSSASTFVIAAAGAKVAKHGNRSVSSKSGSADVLESAGIELNLNPQQVERCIREVGLGFMFAVNHHSAMKYAIGVRRDIAQRTIFNILGPLTNPAGVTRLVLGVFSSELCRPLAEVLKRLGAEHVMVVHAKDGLDEISLATATEVVELKDGEIREYLLTPEDVGISSQSLVGLDVSDSKASLALIRDALGKRETEAGKKAADMIALNAGAALYVAGVVSTLKHGVALAEDTIHGGQALEKMGELAAFSQGLNPTPEAEL, from the coding sequence ATGAATATTAAAGATGCACTGGCTTTGGTGGTGCGCAGTATAAGCTTGAGTACCGACGATATGGCGGCGGTAATGCGCGATATTATGACTGGTAAATGCAGCGATGCTCAGATTGCCGCATTTCTTATTGCGCTGCGCATGAAAAGCGAAAGTCTGGATGAGATTGAAGGTGCCGCCCGAGTTATGCGCGAGTTAGCGACACCGGTGAATATCGATGGCCTTGACCACGTGGTGGATATTGTTGGCACCGGGGGCGATGGCGCCAATTTATTTAATGTCTCCTCGGCCAGTACCTTTGTTATTGCCGCGGCGGGTGCCAAGGTGGCAAAGCATGGCAACCGCTCGGTGTCATCTAAAAGCGGCAGTGCCGATGTATTGGAAAGCGCCGGCATTGAACTCAATTTGAATCCCCAGCAGGTTGAACGCTGCATTCGCGAAGTGGGCCTTGGCTTTATGTTTGCGGTTAATCATCACAGCGCCATGAAATACGCAATTGGTGTGCGCCGTGATATTGCCCAGCGCACGATCTTCAATATCTTAGGGCCGCTGACCAACCCTGCGGGCGTGACGCGTCTAGTGTTGGGTGTGTTTAGTTCCGAGCTCTGCCGTCCCTTAGCTGAGGTCTTGAAGCGTTTGGGCGCCGAGCATGTGATGGTAGTTCACGCCAAAGACGGTTTGGATGAAATTAGTTTGGCGACCGCCACGGAAGTGGTGGAGCTTAAAGATGGCGAGATTCGTGAATACCTGCTGACACCTGAAGATGTGGGGATAAGCAGTCAGAGTTTGGTGGGCCTGGATGTTTCAGACAGCAAGGCCTCCTTGGCTTTGATTCGCGATGCCTTAGGCAAACGTGAAACCGAAGCGGGTAAAAAAGCGGCGGATATGATTGCCCTTAATGCTGGCGCCGCCTTATATGTGGCGGGTGTTGTCAGTACTTTAAAGCACGGTGTGGCCTTGGCCGAGGACACTATTCATGGTGGCCAAGCGCTAGAAAAAATGGGTGAGCTGGCGGCTTTTAGCCAGGGCCTGAATCCCACTCCTGAGGCCGAGCTATGA
- the trpC gene encoding indole-3-glycerol phosphate synthase TrpC, whose translation MMTNSSTPTVLKKILDRKREEIAERSARMSIAQLQEQIHSASAPRGFVQSIEAKLAAGKSAVIAEVKKASPSKGVIREDFNPADIASSYEMGGAACLSVLTDADFFQGAEAYLQQARAACSLPVIRKDFIIDPYQVYEARAIGADCILLIAAALDDEAMTDLNKLAQSLGMDVLIEVHNAEELARTLPLGNRLVGINNRNLHNFETSLQNTFDLLTSISADYIVVTESGIHTAEDVSAMREHGVNAFLVGEAFMRAPEPGEKLAELFA comes from the coding sequence ATGATGACTAATAGCAGCACCCCAACGGTGCTCAAAAAAATTCTTGATCGCAAGCGTGAAGAGATCGCTGAGCGCAGTGCGCGGATGTCGATCGCTCAACTGCAAGAGCAAATACACAGCGCATCGGCGCCCCGCGGTTTTGTGCAGTCTATAGAAGCCAAGCTGGCTGCCGGTAAGTCGGCGGTGATTGCCGAAGTGAAAAAAGCGTCACCCTCCAAGGGCGTGATTCGCGAAGACTTCAATCCAGCCGACATCGCATCAAGCTATGAAATGGGCGGAGCAGCGTGTTTGTCAGTATTAACCGATGCGGATTTTTTTCAGGGTGCGGAGGCGTATTTACAGCAGGCGCGTGCGGCCTGTTCGCTGCCGGTGATCCGCAAAGATTTTATTATAGATCCCTATCAGGTTTATGAAGCGCGCGCGATTGGTGCTGATTGTATTTTATTGATCGCCGCAGCGCTGGATGATGAGGCCATGACAGACCTCAATAAACTGGCCCAAAGCTTGGGAATGGATGTTTTAATTGAAGTTCATAACGCCGAGGAGTTGGCGCGAACCCTACCACTGGGTAATCGCTTGGTGGGCATTAATAATCGCAATTTACACAATTTTGAAACCTCGCTGCAGAATACTTTCGATTTACTGACGTCGATCAGCGCTGATTATATTGTGGTGACCGAAAGTGGTATTCACACCGCAGAGGATGTGTCTGCAATGCGCGAACATGGGGTGAATGCATTTTTAGTGGGGGAGGCTTTTATGCGAGCGCCTGAGCCCGGCGAGAAATTGGCAGAATTATTTGCCTAA
- the crp gene encoding cAMP-activated global transcriptional regulator CRP: MLNPLKPEIADLENFLSHCHRRRYPSKSTLIYAGDASDALYYITEGSVTVIIEDDEGREMIVAYLNKGDFFGEMGVFDEDIPVTRSALVKSRTECEIAEISYTKFRELNKQYPDILLALGKQMAKRLRLTTRKVGDLAFLDVTGRVARTLLDLCKQPDAMTHPDGMQIKITRQEIGRIVGCSREMVGRVLKTLEEQGLVQVKGKTMVVYGTR; the protein is encoded by the coding sequence GTGTTGAATCCCTTAAAACCAGAAATAGCCGATTTAGAGAACTTTCTCAGTCACTGCCATCGGCGGCGCTACCCCAGTAAAAGTACGCTCATCTACGCCGGCGACGCCAGTGATGCCCTGTACTACATTACCGAAGGCTCGGTCACCGTCATTATTGAAGATGACGAAGGTCGCGAAATGATCGTTGCCTACCTCAATAAAGGCGACTTCTTCGGAGAAATGGGGGTTTTTGATGAAGATATTCCAGTAACTCGCAGCGCCTTAGTTAAAAGCCGCACCGAGTGCGAAATCGCTGAAATCAGCTATACCAAATTTCGCGAGCTCAATAAGCAATACCCAGACATCCTCTTGGCGCTGGGCAAGCAAATGGCCAAACGGCTGCGACTAACCACACGCAAAGTCGGCGATCTCGCGTTTTTAGATGTCACCGGCCGCGTGGCTCGCACGCTCTTAGACCTCTGTAAGCAACCCGACGCCATGACCCATCCCGACGGCATGCAAATCAAAATCACCCGTCAGGAAATTGGTCGTATCGTGGGCTGTTCCCGGGAAATGGTTGGCCGTGTATTAAAGACCTTGGAAGAACAGGGTTTGGTGCAAGTAAAAGGTAAAACCATGGTGGTCTACGGCACCCGCTAG
- a CDS encoding OsmC family protein, whose amino-acid sequence MKATVKWVDGVMFLGESGSGHSVVMDGPEDHGGRNMGIRPMEMLLVGMGGCASFDVMTMLKKSRQDVTDCRCDLDAERADAVPAVFTKIHLHFVVSGKNLKAAHVKRAVELSAEKYCSASIMMGAAGVEVSHSHEVIDSV is encoded by the coding sequence ATGAAAGCGACGGTTAAGTGGGTAGATGGTGTTATGTTTCTCGGCGAGTCGGGGAGTGGTCACTCGGTAGTGATGGATGGTCCAGAAGACCATGGCGGCCGTAATATGGGAATTCGCCCCATGGAAATGCTGCTAGTGGGCATGGGCGGCTGCGCGTCATTTGATGTGATGACAATGTTGAAAAAGTCGCGTCAAGATGTGACGGATTGTCGCTGTGATCTGGATGCCGAGCGCGCCGATGCGGTGCCCGCCGTTTTTACAAAAATACACCTGCATTTTGTTGTTAGTGGTAAAAATTTAAAAGCAGCACACGTCAAACGTGCGGTGGAATTGTCCGCTGAAAAATATTGTTCCGCGTCTATTATGATGGGAGCGGCGGGCGTCGAAGTCAGCCATAGCCACGAGGTCATCGACAGTGTCTGA
- a CDS encoding VOC family protein, protein MSEKLVRPNPHGGMRHIALFVEKFDETLCFYTDVMGMTVEWQPDPDNIYLCSGNDNLALHRYQGPLRPVAGQRLDHIGFILNAPEDVDAWHAFLLANQVSIKTEPRTHRDGARSFYCLDPDGNLVQLIFHPPISGR, encoded by the coding sequence GTGTCTGAGAAGCTAGTTCGTCCTAATCCACATGGTGGCATGCGCCATATTGCCCTGTTTGTGGAAAAATTCGACGAGACCCTCTGTTTCTATACTGACGTTATGGGTATGACGGTGGAGTGGCAGCCAGATCCAGACAATATCTATTTGTGCTCGGGCAATGATAATCTTGCCCTGCACCGCTATCAGGGGCCGCTTCGGCCGGTGGCTGGGCAGCGTCTAGATCATATTGGGTTTATTTTAAACGCCCCAGAGGATGTGGATGCTTGGCATGCGTTTTTATTGGCGAATCAGGTGAGTATTAAGACCGAGCCGCGCACTCATCGTGACGGTGCCCGCAGTTTTTACTGTCTTGACCCCGACGGCAATTTGGTACAACTCATTTTTCACCCGCCGATTAGCGGGCGCTAG
- the coq7 gene encoding 2-polyprenyl-3-methyl-6-methoxy-1,4-benzoquinone monooxygenase, which yields MTRQYTLLDRALMGADRSLKTLVTGSSTARRQSPAQHISSSPSADQDRRHIAGLMRINHTGEVCAQALYQGQALTAKNAHVKASMEHSAAEEIDHLAWCEQRLHELQSHTSHLNPLFYAASFAIGAAAGVISDRISLGFVAATEDQVCEHLREHLQTLPADDQKSRAILQQMLEDEAEHAATAIAAGGQVFPSPVKKAMSLMSKVMTGSTYYV from the coding sequence ATGACTCGACAATACACCTTACTTGATCGCGCCCTGATGGGAGCAGATCGAAGTCTAAAAACCCTTGTTACAGGCAGTAGTACTGCCCGGCGCCAAAGCCCTGCCCAACACATTAGCAGCTCGCCCAGTGCCGACCAGGATCGTCGCCATATCGCCGGCTTAATGCGAATTAATCATACCGGCGAAGTCTGCGCACAGGCCCTGTACCAAGGCCAGGCACTAACAGCAAAAAATGCCCATGTTAAAGCCTCTATGGAACATTCCGCGGCCGAAGAAATTGACCATCTTGCCTGGTGTGAGCAACGCCTGCACGAGCTTCAAAGCCATACCAGTCATTTAAATCCGCTATTTTACGCCGCCTCATTTGCGATTGGCGCTGCGGCGGGTGTGATTAGCGATAGAATTAGTCTTGGTTTTGTTGCCGCCACTGAAGATCAGGTCTGCGAACATCTGCGCGAACACCTGCAAACACTGCCGGCTGATGACCAAAAATCGCGCGCCATACTGCAGCAGATGCTAGAAGACGAAGCCGAGCACGCCGCCACAGCAATAGCAGCAGGCGGACAGGTCTTTCCAAGCCCAGTAAAAAAAGCCATGAGCTTGATGTCCAAGGTCATGACCGGCAGCACTTACTACGTATAG
- a CDS encoding response regulator: MPSTVTTLLTAPLPESKLAKHLLCAVLLLLSITAHAAPILTVTSNQGAISLNGFSDLIEDANKLYRIDDILSTAVNRQFRPAESGDFNLSQSIGRYWFRFTLSNTSNEIIQQLLQVMPVDLNAAQLYTEAGQHIAPMSTDDLIRTETLFSIPVNANSSTSYYLSLEYPFDRQLELTLHDYTSFLGDVSQREFLNALFFGILINLLVFNLINAVLHRDSLFLITAIYALLVISGQVTAWGYIGAPQGLLPPWNGYGLILVILGISLVDLVYALRLPVFPLGNPGRWPTIIRLLIIVDIVGVALSIIGNDTTAVITIYTLFPLNSIALLFIALSSFFQTYNRLIFYYIVARILIVLILSLTMFSYSLSIITATSTNLILIFLATVTGTTHTALLIVRHHQRERKQNLDEQSITILGAVNRAKTDILARITHDIRTPMSAMLGVSELLQETRLTANQEDHVRTLQRSGHELLQLLEEASQATRFNENDIELSNELLSVPEIIDESVSGFRNIAAEQSLEFICDIDSNVNEKLIGDSSRIRQLLSHVMNNAFEHYESGYILLKVYSSSLKQGLLNFELSHRGKPFSTLEKLALNGSTSEQDGIINTRLAIVSQLIARMNGSAAVRTSPTGVHTLRFSIQLGVPNNDDVNTLQIRTGLLSNKRLLVVDSNQTFCKVVSKQCSNWGMPAFTANSDSAAIATIRNQSLLNAPIDIILIDHTLPGGGLTLAQRIYDETKDQRNTPIGLMLAHANIIFDRDKLRAAGIRRVLSKPLTGIALRSALLAECHFDANAVSHLPDQYQTDALTLNSLECLIAEDNPTNAQVLTRMLSSLGITVHRVENGQQAVNIFMRKRFDVVIMDIEMPIMDGDEATRQIRQFEKDEERERTPIIGLTANALDEQRDSYLRAGMDLHLVKPIRLWELAEAIKRWTGYQKNKS; this comes from the coding sequence ATGCCTTCTACCGTAACGACATTGCTTACCGCGCCATTGCCCGAGAGTAAGCTGGCCAAACACCTGCTGTGTGCGGTTTTGCTACTGCTATCTATTACCGCACACGCAGCGCCAATCTTAACGGTGACCTCAAATCAGGGCGCAATCTCGCTTAATGGTTTCAGCGACCTCATCGAAGACGCAAACAAACTCTACCGCATCGACGATATTTTAAGCACCGCCGTTAATCGTCAGTTTCGTCCCGCAGAAAGTGGTGATTTCAATCTATCCCAGAGCATTGGCAGATATTGGTTTCGCTTTACTCTCAGTAATACCAGCAATGAAATAATCCAGCAGTTGCTACAAGTCATGCCGGTAGATCTCAACGCAGCCCAGCTATACACAGAAGCTGGACAACACATCGCGCCAATGTCCACCGACGACTTAATTCGCACCGAAACTCTATTCTCTATTCCAGTGAACGCCAACAGCAGTACCAGCTACTACCTCTCCCTCGAATATCCCTTCGACCGCCAGCTCGAGCTAACCCTGCACGATTACACCAGTTTTCTGGGTGATGTCAGCCAGCGGGAATTCCTTAACGCATTATTTTTCGGCATTCTTATCAATCTGCTGGTATTCAATCTCATCAACGCGGTGCTACACCGTGACTCGCTGTTTCTTATTACCGCGATCTACGCCCTGCTTGTTATTAGCGGGCAAGTCACTGCCTGGGGCTATATTGGCGCCCCGCAAGGATTATTACCCCCGTGGAATGGCTACGGTCTTATCCTCGTTATTTTAGGTATCAGTCTGGTTGATTTAGTCTACGCGCTGCGACTTCCGGTTTTCCCACTCGGCAATCCCGGTCGGTGGCCCACCATCATTCGCCTATTGATCATCGTCGATATCGTGGGTGTGGCACTCAGCATCATCGGCAATGACACTACGGCGGTCATCACCATCTACACACTGTTCCCGCTGAACTCCATCGCGCTATTATTTATTGCCCTTAGCTCCTTTTTCCAAACTTACAACCGACTGATTTTTTACTATATAGTCGCGCGAATTCTAATCGTGTTGATTCTAAGCTTAACAATGTTTAGTTATAGCCTCTCGATCATCACTGCCACCAGCACCAACTTGATCTTAATCTTCTTGGCCACTGTGACCGGCACCACTCACACCGCGCTATTAATCGTCCGGCATCACCAGCGCGAGCGCAAACAGAATCTAGACGAGCAAAGTATCACCATCTTGGGCGCCGTCAATCGTGCCAAAACCGACATTCTCGCGCGCATAACCCATGACATTCGAACACCAATGAGCGCCATGCTCGGTGTCTCAGAACTCTTGCAGGAGACCCGGCTCACCGCCAATCAAGAAGACCACGTGCGCACCCTGCAACGCTCCGGCCACGAACTCCTGCAATTACTGGAAGAAGCCAGTCAAGCGACCCGCTTTAACGAAAATGACATTGAACTCAGCAATGAGCTATTGAGCGTGCCGGAAATTATCGACGAATCTGTTTCCGGTTTCCGCAATATTGCCGCCGAACAATCCTTAGAATTTATTTGCGACATTGATAGCAATGTAAACGAAAAGCTTATCGGCGATTCCTCGCGCATTCGCCAGTTACTGTCGCACGTGATGAATAATGCCTTTGAACACTATGAATCAGGCTATATCCTCCTCAAAGTCTACTCTTCAAGCCTTAAACAAGGCTTACTTAACTTTGAACTAAGCCATCGCGGCAAACCCTTTAGCACGCTGGAAAAACTCGCCCTTAACGGCTCAACGTCTGAGCAAGACGGCATCATCAATACCCGTCTAGCCATCGTCTCACAGCTAATAGCACGAATGAACGGCAGCGCTGCGGTGCGAACATCGCCTACCGGGGTGCACACTCTGCGTTTTTCCATACAGTTGGGAGTGCCGAATAATGATGACGTTAATACTTTGCAAATTCGCACGGGCTTACTGAGCAATAAGCGACTGCTAGTTGTAGACAGTAACCAGACATTCTGCAAAGTCGTTAGCAAACAGTGCAGCAACTGGGGAATGCCCGCATTTACAGCCAATAGCGACAGCGCGGCAATCGCCACTATCCGCAATCAGTCGCTCTTAAACGCCCCCATCGACATTATTCTCATCGACCACACTCTACCAGGTGGCGGGCTAACACTAGCTCAGCGAATATACGACGAAACCAAGGATCAACGAAACACGCCCATAGGCCTGATGCTCGCTCACGCCAATATTATCTTCGACCGCGACAAACTGCGCGCCGCGGGTATCCGCCGAGTGCTGAGCAAGCCGCTCACCGGCATTGCTCTGCGCAGCGCCTTGCTCGCCGAATGTCACTTTGACGCCAATGCGGTTAGCCACTTGCCCGATCAATACCAAACCGATGCCCTCACCTTAAATTCATTGGAATGCTTAATCGCCGAAGACAATCCCACCAACGCCCAAGTCCTAACCCGCATGCTAAGCAGCCTCGGAATCACCGTGCATCGCGTTGAAAATGGCCAGCAAGCGGTCAATATATTTATGCGCAAACGCTTTGACGTGGTGATCATGGATATCGAAATGCCGATCATGGATGGCGATGAAGCGACTCGCCAAATCCGCCAGTTTGAAAAAGACGAAGAGCGCGAGCGCACTCCCATTATTGGCTTAACCGCCAATGCCCTAGACGAGCAGCGCGACAGCTATTTGCGCGCGGGAATGGATCTACATTTGGTAAAACCAATCCGCTTATGGGAACTTGCCGAGGCCATCAAACGCTGGACCGGCTATCAGAAAAACAAGTCATGA
- the purD gene encoding phosphoribosylamine--glycine ligase, with translation MNVLIIGNGGREHALAWKAAQSADVATVFVAPGNAGTALEQGVENIAIAINDFAALADFATSNNVGLTIVGPEAPLVDGVVDYFNERKLPCFGPSKGAAQLEGSKAFTKDFLARHNIPSGSYQNFTELEPALAYLREQGAPIVVKADGLAAGKGVIVAETLEQAEDAVRDMLSGNAFGDAGCRVVIEEFLEGEEASFIVMVDGENILPMATSQDHKRVGDGDSGPNTGGMGAYSPAPVVTPAIHQRIMDEVIIPTVKGMASEGNRYTGFLYAGLMINANGDPKVIEYNCRFGDPETQPIMLRLQSDLVALCLAAIAGKLNSVSADWDPRPAVGVVLAAGGYPGAYNKGDTISGIPEGSSSGKVFHAGTQLENGNLVTNGGRVLCATAMGDTVSAAQQLAYSIAKQIKWRDAFYRNDIAYRAIARE, from the coding sequence ATGAATGTATTGATTATTGGAAATGGCGGTCGCGAGCACGCGCTAGCGTGGAAGGCAGCTCAATCTGCCGACGTCGCCACCGTCTTTGTCGCACCCGGCAACGCTGGTACCGCACTTGAGCAAGGCGTTGAAAACATCGCTATCGCCATCAATGATTTCGCCGCGCTGGCAGACTTTGCCACCAGTAACAATGTCGGCCTGACCATCGTTGGTCCCGAAGCTCCGCTAGTCGACGGCGTGGTAGATTACTTTAATGAGCGCAAACTTCCCTGCTTTGGCCCCAGCAAAGGTGCTGCTCAACTAGAGGGTTCAAAGGCCTTTACCAAGGATTTCCTCGCCCGCCATAACATTCCCTCCGGCAGCTACCAGAACTTTACCGAGCTTGAACCGGCACTGGCCTATCTGCGTGAGCAGGGTGCGCCGATTGTGGTAAAAGCCGACGGTCTTGCCGCAGGTAAGGGCGTTATTGTTGCCGAAACCCTTGAGCAAGCAGAAGATGCAGTGCGCGACATGTTATCCGGCAATGCCTTTGGCGATGCCGGCTGCCGCGTGGTCATTGAAGAGTTTTTAGAAGGCGAAGAAGCCAGCTTTATTGTGATGGTGGACGGCGAAAATATTCTGCCCATGGCCACCAGCCAAGATCACAAGCGGGTTGGCGACGGCGATAGTGGCCCCAATACCGGCGGCATGGGTGCCTACTCCCCAGCGCCAGTGGTGACACCCGCAATCCACCAACGGATTATGGATGAGGTTATTATTCCCACCGTGAAAGGCATGGCGAGTGAAGGCAATCGCTATACTGGTTTTTTATATGCCGGTCTAATGATTAATGCCAACGGCGACCCCAAGGTCATTGAATACAACTGCCGTTTTGGTGACCCTGAAACGCAGCCGATTATGTTGCGCCTGCAATCAGATTTAGTGGCGCTGTGCCTGGCGGCAATAGCCGGCAAACTAAACAGCGTCAGTGCCGATTGGGATCCTCGCCCCGCAGTTGGCGTGGTACTAGCTGCGGGCGGCTATCCCGGCGCTTATAACAAGGGTGATACGATCAGTGGTATTCCCGAAGGAAGCAGCAGTGGCAAAGTTTTTCACGCTGGCACCCAATTGGAAAACGGCAATTTAGTCACTAACGGCGGCCGAGTACTCTGCGCAACCGCAATGGGCGACACGGTTAGTGCCGCACAACAACTTGCGTATTCAATTGCCAAACAGATAAAGTGGCGAGATGCCTTCTACCGTAACGACATTGCTTACCGCGCCATTGCCCGAGAGTAA